A genomic stretch from Hemibagrus wyckioides isolate EC202008001 linkage group LG02, SWU_Hwy_1.0, whole genome shotgun sequence includes:
- the LOC131344150 gene encoding E3 ubiquitin-protein ligase TRIM21-like, producing MRTDWKAAIQPVKTEAQDREDATSELLEALDIMSEGVTDAAEKMTEDVQACFEELLNTTKLAQNRAISFIEDEKKGALQKIEQQKKQLDDHMLSISQIMDKLNEYRCDHSYINFLLPLPVLPPEPGQLQDVQLDGKAVEMMMILDLQKLNSSLESELNDMMQRREETRDKDLKSDDFRAVSGHSKRRGNLLKYSSGVTFDPVTASASVLLAEDGLTVTVEHSGLLTWKDYQVNKEIGFRVLSSQEFSSGQHYWEVQPPGDEASSWAVGVTYKNSQDRYQILGQDSRSWCVRWQNNGDNKDTDKMANNTEGKDGEVMLPKSLAKESAVKHKVPNLESKKSKLKAYLKKDKSQEGLPQDNTGETQAVVEDVEEEEKVLELTENKCTLTTVHEDKKIPKHSSTGFFASHNQEINLISEKPPGKIGVLLDCDRGWLSFFLVSDFKVQLCCRFQALFSDPVCPAVWLRDPDSTMTIIKGLKTTLQ from the exons ATGAGGACAGACTGGAAG GCTGCAATCCAGCCGGTTAAAACAGAAGCTCAGGACAGAGAGGATGCCACCAGTGAACTCTTGGAAGCTTTGGATATAATGTCAGAGGGTGTAACG GATGCTGCAGAAAAGATGACTGAAGATGTTCAGGCCTGCTTTGAAGAGCTGCTGAACACCACTAAACTTGCCCAGAACAGAGCCATATCCTTTATAGAAGACGAGAAGAAGGGAGCTCTGCAAAAAATAGAACAACAGAAGAAACAGCTGGATGATCATATGCTTTCCATATCACAGATCATGGATAAGCTTAATGAGTACAGATGTGATCACTCCTACATCAACTTTCTTCTG CCTCTACCAGTACTGCCTCCAGAGCCTGGTCAGCTGCAAGATGTTCAACTAGATGGCAAGGctgtggagatgatgatgatcttgGATCTTCAGAAACTTAACAGTAGCCTGGAATCTGAGCTCAACGACATGAtgcagagaagagaggaaacACGAGACAAAG ATTTGAAATCAGATGACTTCAGAGCTGTCAGCGGCCACAGCAAACGACGTGGCAACCTTTTGAAAT ATTCCAGTGGAGTGACCTTTGATCCAGTCACGGCTAGTGCTTCAGTGCTTCTCGCCGAGGATGGCCTGACTGTCACAGTGGAGCACAGTGGGCTCCTTACCTGGAAAGACTACCAGGTCAACAAAGAGATAGGCTTCAGGGTGCTGAGCTCTCAAGAATTCAGCAGTGGGCAGCATTACTGGGAGGTTCAGCCACCAGGGGATGAAGCTAGCAGCTGGGCCGTGGGTGTGACTTACAAAAACAGTCAGGACCGGTACCAGATCTTGGGCCAAGACAGCAGATCGTGGTGTGTCAGGTGGCAGAACAACGGGGACAACAAGGATACTGACAAGATGGCTAACAATACTGAAGGAAAAGATGGGGAAGTAATGTTACCAAAGTCACTGGCTAAGGAAAGTGCTGTAAAGCACAAGGTGCCCAATCTGGAATCAAAGAAAAGCAAACTCAAGGCATACCTTAAAAAAGATAAGAGCCAGGAAGGTCTTCCACAGGACAACACAGGAGAAACTCAAGCTGTGGTGGAAGATgtagaagaggaggagaaagtgTTAGAGCTGACAGAGAACAAATGTACTTTAACAACTGTGCATGAGGACAAAAAAATCCCCAAACATTCCAGCACTGGATTTTTTGCCTCCCATAACCAGGAGATAAACCTGATTTCTGAGAAGCCTCCTGGGAAGATTGGAGTGTTGTTGGACTGTGACCGAGGGTGGCTGTCATTTTTCTTGGTGTCTGACTTTAAGGTCCAGCTCTGCTGCAGATTTCAGGCCCTGTTTTCTGATCCTGTCTGTCCTGCCGTATGGCTAAGAGATCCAGATAGCACAATGACTATAATCAAAGGACTCAAAACAACACTGCAGTAG